The Papaver somniferum cultivar HN1 chromosome 6, ASM357369v1, whole genome shotgun sequence genome segment AATTCTTTTAGAAACTGGCCTTTCTGTTAGAGTTGACACCTGGGCCCACCAGATCGGTCAGCTGCGTTGAATAAGTCAAACTCGGTAGGAGAATTTACGACTGTGCCCTTGCCCATTTAAAGACGCGTGTGGTGTAATCTCTCACCACaatttctctttctccctcgttctctttctccctcgttctcttctcctagggttaggtattgaagctgtttgaaaagaaaaagaaagctgatgttattgaagttgtttttgcTGAAGACATAGATGTTAGTGAAAGACCAGAGTGTATTTGGAAGAAAAGTTCTACATATTTAGGGATTCAGAGATAGTGGTGATACAGTGAAGATGAGGTACAAACCGGGATTGAAACAGTCTGAATCAAGGTAAGATTAACGAAACCCGTGActtaatatatgatgaaaatcattgtattgatagttaattgatttaattgatcgattgatttttagggtttctgttttttttcctttgtaattagggtttatttgaaaccaaatttttattgtttaattggggtttaattttcgtgattgggtgtttgattttaagtaatattgcttaattaggttttcattgggttttcataggtttatatctgattttgtttcatttgtgttgcagtcagttcaaatttaggaatatcagtgtatatgcggagccaaagaatgagactttggtatttcctgATTGCCATAGAGATGAAACAGAGTTGATGACACTTAAGTATATGGTGTATAAGGGTTTGTCTATGGATGTTAAAGAGAAGTTTAATttatattggtttaaggaagaatgtctgccactgccattgttaaacaatgatgattttgataatttttgggAGGATTCTTTCGTAAATGAGGATGGATGTATATGTTTGTGGATGGGGATGAAAGACACAGTGTTTGGGACTCCAAAGACTACACCAAAGAAGAAGACAGTTAGTAAGGGAACCACCCCTAGAAGATCCCCAAGGCTAAATAGTGTGGATAAATCAGTTGAAGGTGCATCAAGAAAGCTGAGTTTCATGGATGTGCCCATGTCCAAACATTCTCATGCTAGTAGCAGTGGTTGCAGTCATtcaaaagctacaaatgaagttaattttgttgaagatgtggacaatattcagctggaaaacaccaaagaagatgaatgtcacccaattgagaatccagaagctcctccagtatatgacagtgatgaagacattgagtatgggtcagatgaagaagaacaagaagagaaagaagaagaagaagaagaagaaggtgaaaaagaaggcaaagaaaaaggtatatttcatttataactgatttcatttattataatttgtaacttattatatggtactgatgttgatcttgaatgtGCAGGTAAGGATGTGGATGAAAGACCTGCTTACATGGATgactttgatgatgattttggtcaGTACATGAAGGGTGAGCATGATGTAGATCTTTTccctgaagaagaagtttttactCCAGTAGATACTAGCAAAATGGAGGTAAAAACTAGATTTGCAAATAAGGAAGCATTTAAGAAACATCTCAGGGGTTATTGTGTTCTTAATAAGTGTCAATATATTTTGGATAGAAGTGCTCCCTCTAGAATTAAGGCTGAGTGTAGGTTTAAAACAGAACATGATTGTCCTTGGTTTGTGTATGCTAGCAAGAAAGAGGGTGAGAAGACTTTTGTTCTTAGGAAAGTGAATTTGGAACATAAGTGTGAAGGGGATCCCCAAAATAGGAATAGATCTGCTGATCCTCATTTTGTAAAGGATTTTGTTCTTGATCAGATGAAGAATAAGCCTAAAAAAGTTGTTCCAGACCCTTATAAAATCAAGGAAGACTTCTTAGCTGAAAAGAGAGTAAATATACCATATCAGTGTGCATGGAAGGCTAGGAATCTAGTTTTAGAGTcattaagttgtaaacttgaatgcataattctgttttttgcagcaatgaagacttCATATGAGACCCATTTAAAACCGTCACAATCTGTACAAGTGAGGTATGCTATGTTCTTGTTGTGTTCATTCTTGCAAAATTTCATCTCCATCTTTGATTTGCAGTGATCTTTGTTGCAGGTTTGATTTTGCAGTGGGCAGTTTTTGAAGCAATGACCAGATTCTCCGCAAGCGTAACAACCATTCTCTACTGGTAATTTCACCATCTTGCATTTGACAGGATCGATGTCATcgtcaaaccattcaaagtactgacaggttggaattgaacacttcaaaaacattttttcgtttgtttcttttgcttttgaacacaatagttgccttataccattacatggtatatatttgcacctggaATAAATCCAAGGACATACCTTTGGATCATGAATTCCCTGTGCACAGATAGAACATGGAATTAGGGGTTGTTTTAATCTTAATCTTaccttgctgctgctactgctgcctagagagtttacttcattttggctcatgtcttatttatttttatttttttgatctgttGAGTATGACAAATAATGTGGTTCTTCTCTGCAGGGCCTAATTTATATGAATGAAGCTGAATCTGACCGTTACAAATCCGACAGTTACAAATCCGACCATTGCAATGAGTCACCGAGTTGACTCGATACTGGTTTGGTTACGAACTCAGACGAGGGTTAAGTCGTCTTTTACCTAGCAGGTTAACTGCCACATAGCCAGTTAACTACCTAAatccgttttttgaaaaaaacgggatggaaaatgtcaatatcggccagtttatataaagattcaaaaaaacggccagtttcttaaatatggttcaaaaaggtgattactttattaaaaagcccttAAAAGTAAGGTCTAGTAAACCAATTCTCCTAAACGTTGCAACCCTTGTCTTTACATAACTTACCTTGTCTTGATCTAGAGTTGAAAAATGATCTTGAAAAATTATCATTCCTCTCCTAATTTACCTATAACATCTATATTCACCTGGACATAATCTTCTCATCATCAATCTTACTCAATTTTTGGTTCTTGTTAGGAGTCCAATTAGGCTTTTTATTTGCCCCTTTCTTAAAGCATCTATTAAGAGAGTGTCCGAAGGAAGCACATGCGGTACACTTAGGTAGTTTCCATTGGTATTTTACCGTTAACGTGATATATAGCAACCACACCATCAATCACAAGCGGAACACGTGTAGGGAATGAACAATCAATTCCAACCTTAGTGCATATCCTAGAAAATGTAAGGCTCTATTTTCTCAATGTAACAAAACCTAAATTATTCAAAAAATTCAGAGGAATGTTATAGATTTTATCTCAAACATGTATGGTTTTCATTTCAGCTACTGACTTCTCAATCAAGGGGTTCCAAGGCCTAACTATGAACATTCTATTGGAAATAAAAGACATTTCCTGTTCAAGAACAAATcttctatttttactatctttAAACTCAAAAATGAAGGCATTATCACCATAGATAGTAACTCTTACTTCATCGAGAGTCTCCCACACCTTTGGAATTGCCTTTTGAACCACCGGAAAAGAAACTTGATGACTAACAGAAAACAGAATCACCAAATTTAATTTCACATATCTTAGTCTCATTTTCGTAATCAGCTGATGCCACACAAATTGATAGTTTATCATTCAATAGCGAAGAAGGGAGAAATGTCATAGCTAGAAAGAGTAAGATCTACTCAACCACTTCAGAACCCAATTTTGACATTTGGTTTATCTTATCTTCTCCATTGATTCCCGTTGAAGAAGAAACTATGTTTAATCTTAAAAAATCGCTAATCTCATAGTTAAAATCAATGTTTATTACGTTCCTTCCATCTCTTAACTCCTGCTTAGATCTATGTGATAAAGGAGCATAATCCCCCATCAAACCCagaaacaaaaactaaaaccctagaaaaatcacACTATTGTACCTTCCCGTATTTGTTATGTGTTTTTATTGCAAAATTATAAGAAAATCCTTCAATATTTTCATAAGAATGGACACAATCATTATCATGTGCTTGGCGAGAATTTCGTGAACAAGCACAACTAGCCAGGCTAGTCTTTTCTCGAAGATGTGGACTTCATTGGTGTGATTCTCGGTATGCATCCAAAATTGGAATAAATGATAAATTTAAATCCAGTAGAATGACTAAAACTCAAAATCATGTTGTCTGATAATTACATTTTTCTCGTCAAATGATTAAATAAACAACACTGTAATTTACTTTGCATATTTGAGAATACGTACTCAATTCCGTGAAGGGTTCATTATGGGGAAAAGAGTTTGCTCCAGCGCTGCTAGATCAATTGTGATCTAGCAGCACCAATGCCAATCATTTGATATGATGTAAGCAAATCATAATTATTTCCCAATTTTTTAGTTGCCGTTTTTGGTTATCACATAATGAGCTTTcacaaacaacaaaaacaaacaatGATATTTATTGGTTGCCATTTAAGATCTAAACAGACCATGGATAATTCACATGGAGCAGAACTTTGAAATCGAGAATGGAGCCCTATATAGAAGGTCATGTGATATTTGTTGTCTTATAAAGGAGAAATTTATGTAACAAGATGTAAACCAGGGGACGAAGAGCGCCAATACTGTATTCACTATCTCGTTTACCTTTTAATATTGTTGGGACTTTCGTTTATCCGTGGAGAAGATTTTGAAATTACCTTTCTTgtgaatccttttttttttcttttcgctcTGCCGCTTTTAGTCTGGTTGCAGGGGAAGGGTTATTGGCTGTTTCAACTTTCGGTAGCATGGATTCACTTAAATAAAATCTTTCCTTCGGATTATTTCATGTCGTCTAATGCTGTTTACATGATTATCTTTGTGGATATATTTGGTGTGTATATCAAAACTGGAGCCCATACATTGTATCATCCTAGTATAGTGGAAGTGTA includes the following:
- the LOC113291480 gene encoding uncharacterized protein LOC113291480 → MDDFDDDFGQYMKGEHDVDLFPEEEVFTPVDTSKMEVKTRFANKEAFKKHLRGYCVLNKCQYILDRSAPSRIKAECRFKTEHDCPWFVYASKKEGEKTFVLRKVNLEHKCEGDPQNRNRSADPHFVKDFVLDQMKNKPKKVVPDPYKIKEDFLAEKRVNIPYQCAWKARNLVLDNEDFI